A window of the Cynocephalus volans isolate mCynVol1 chromosome 10, mCynVol1.pri, whole genome shotgun sequence genome harbors these coding sequences:
- the SLC35G6 gene encoding solute carrier family 35 member G6, with protein MEYSTGWLNPDASQEPLSGCLATSNQTQEVTRIIAKSGSGGPAKYSNKHETQNRQDPQSQPCPDGAAVPGPPVALRTLHTPTLGRSAAHPSPSLPGSYAIALPAACRACPGSHPPHPTPNLPHGGRGTLGCRINPSRGCERGPFHAPRYHVSRPPLARTPCRGPLSRPPAPCAPGGGARLSPRPLSPQVNPRGELSGRRARPGPPRRRAAGRGPGSWLRSALALPGSPRGPPDCDGAASARPGSSPWPPPAAPVSPASSSGSGSGPGPPSARPRPGPAAAAADIIGSPRPGPTPTPTPGNSPPPSAAAAAAERRPAQRRRHRHKARSVRRPSPGPMPRREIRPRRTTRRVDTSWARAGNPTPTSGKFQGRTPPLLQPGHNGWSSEGPRSPEPGGEEEVQRKMAYSHPDFNLPDLTQPSPPSTPPSLPSHQRCRPSDATKGLFVALLGGGLPAGFVGLFCRMAYQASHLPSLELLIYRCLFHLPIALLLKLRGDPLLGPPDVRRRAFFHAVLNVLSIGCAYTAVQMVPAGNAATVRKGSSTISSALLALCLESQGLSSYDWCGLLGSTLGLIIIVGPGLGTLQEGTTGLYTALGYVLAFLGGLALSLGLLVYHSLHFPSCLLTVAFLFGLVGLLVSVPGLFVLQTPVLPKDPLSWICVGAVGILSLVSFVCVSYAVTKAPPALVCAVLHSEVVVALMLQYYVLYETVAPSDITGAGVILGSIVIITARNLSCEKEGQVEE; from the exons CACGAGACACAAAATCGCCAAGACCCACAGTCACAACCCTGCCCCGACGGGGCGGCGGTTCCGGGGCCCCCTGTCGCCCTGCGCACCCTGCACACCCCAACTCTGGGGCGCTCGGCggcccacccctccccctctctgccTGGCTCCTACGCCATCGCCCTCCCAGCAGCTTGCAGAGCTTGCCCGGGCTCACacccgccccaccccacccccaacctgccccacGGGGGGAGGGGGACATTAGGCTGCAGAATTAACCCTTCAAGGGGGTGTGAGCGGGGCCCCTTCCACGCCCCCAGGTATCACGTCTCTCGGCCGCCGCTCGCTCGGACGCCATGCCGGGGCCCCCTTAGTCGCCCCCCAGCTCCGTGCGCGCCCGGAGGCGGGGCCAGGCTCAGCCCCAGACCCCTGAGCCCCCAGGTCAACCCCAGAGGGGAGCTGTCGGGGCGCAGGGCGCGGCCCGGGCCCCCGCGGCGCCGGGCAGCGGGAAGGGGGCCCGGCAGTTGGCTCCGGTCCGCCCTGGCCCTGCCCGGTTCGCCCCGGGGCCCACCTGACTGCGATGGCGCCGCGTCCGCCAGGCCCGGCTCATCACCGTGGCCGCCCCCGGCCGCTCCGGTTTCGCCCGCCTCCAGCTCCGGCTCCGGCTCCGGCCCCGGCCCCCCCAGCGCCcggccccggcccggccccgccgccgccgccgctgacATCATCGGCTCCCCCCGCCCCggtcctacccccacccccacccccggaaACAGTCCCCCCCCCagcgccgctgctgccgccgccgagAGGAGGCCGGCGCAGCGCAGGCGACACCGACACAAGGCTCGGAGCGTCCGACGGCCTTCGCCAGGGCCGATGCCGCGCAGGGAAATTCGGCCACGCAGGACCACCAGGCGGGTGGACACCAGCTGGGCGCGGGCTGGG AATCCCACCCCAACCTCAGGAAAGTTCCAGGGAAGAACCCCACCCCTACTCCAACCAGGTCACAATGGCTGGAGCTCTGAGGGGCCCAGGTCCCCTGagccaggaggagaggaggaagtacAAAGAAAGATG GCTTACAGTCACCCTGACTTCAACCTGCCCGACCTTACCCAGCCATCGCCGCCCTCCACTCCACCCAGCCTCCCCTCGCACCAGCGCTGCCGGCCCTCTGATGCCACCAAGGGCCTGTTCGTGGCTCTGCTGGGTGGGGGACTGCCTGCTGGCTTTGTAGGCCTCTTCTGCCGCATGGCTTACCAGGCTTCCCACTTGCCCTCGCTGGAACTGCTCATCTATCGATGCCTCTTCCACCTCCCCATTGCCCTGCTACTTAAACTGCGTGGCGACCCACTGTTGGGACCTCCTGATGTCCGGCGCCGGGCTTTCTTCCACGCTGTGCTCAATGTCCTCAGCATCGGATGTGCCTACACTGCGGTTCAGATGGTGCCCGCTGGCAATGCTGCCACCGTTCGCAAAGGTTCTTCCACTATCAGCTCTGCTCTTCTTGCCCTCTGCCTCGAGAGCCAGGGTCTCAGCAGCTATGACTGGTGTGGCCTGTTGGGCAGCACCCTGGGACTAATCATCATTGTGGGACCTGGACTAGGGACACTGCAGGAGGGGACCACGGGCCTCTACACTGCCCTGGGCTATGTGCTGGCTTTCCTGGGAGGACTGGCACTGTCACTGGGGCTTCTGGTCTATCACTCCCTTCACTTCCCCTCTTGTCTACTGACAGTGGCCTTCCTATTTGGCTTGGTGGGGCTGTTGGTCTCTGTGCCAGGCCTCTTTGTGCTGCAGACCCCTGTGCTGCCCAAAGACCCTCTGAGTTGGATCTGTGTGGGGGCAGTCGGGATCCTTTCCTTGGTCTCCTTTGTGTGTGTGAGCTATGCGGTCACCAAGGCCCCTCCTGCTCTGGTGTGTGCTGTCCTGCACTCTGAGGTGGTGGTGGCCCTAATGCTGCAGTACTATGTGCTCTATGAGACCGTGGCACCTTCTGACATCACGGGGGCAGGGGTCATATTGGGCAGCATTGTCATCATCACAGCCCGGAACCTCAGCTGTGAGAAGGAAGGGCAGGTGGAGGAATGA